The sequence below is a genomic window from Nocardia fluminea.
CGCCTTCACGGCGGGCGTGGCGGTACTGATCATCGCCTGCCCCTGCGCCCTCGGTCTGGCCACGCCGACCGCGCTGATGGTCGGCACCGGCCGCGGCGCGCAACTGGGCATCCTGATCAAGGGACCCGAGGTGCTGGAATCGACCCGCGAGGTCGACACGATCGTGCTGGACAAGACCGGCACCGTCACCACTGGCAAGATGACGCTGCTCGACGTGATCCCCGCCGAGGGCGAATCGGCCGACAGAGTACTGGAACTCGCTGGTGCGCTGGAGGATTCGTCGGAGCACCCGATCGCGCAGGCGATCGCCAAGGGCGCGCGCGACGAGTTCGGCACACTGGCGCCGGTGGAGAATTTCGCCAATGTCGAAGGCCTCGGCGTGCAGGGTGTGGTCGACGGGCACGCGGTGATCGTGGGCCGGGCGCGACTGCTGGCCGACTGGTCGCAGCCGCTCGACGAGAAGCTGGAAGCCGCACTGGCGGAGGCGGAATCGGCGGGCAAGACCGCGGTGGCCATCGGCTGGGACGGCAAGGCACGCGGCGTGCTGGTGGTCGCCGACGCGGTGAAGCCCAGCTCGGCACAGGCCATCGCGCAGTTCCGCGAGCTGGGACTGACGCCGATCCTGCTCACCGGTGACAATGCCCGCGCGGCCCGCACCATCGGCGACGAAGTCGGCATCGACGAAGTGATCGCCGAGGTACTGCCGCAGGACAAGGTCGACACCGTCAAGCGGCTGCAAGCCGAGGGCAAGGTCGTCGCCATGGTCGGTGACGGCGTGAACGACGCGGCCGCGCTGGCCCAGGCCGACCTCGGTCTGTCGATGGGTACCGGCACCGACGTCGCCATCGAGGCCAGCGACCTCACCCTCGTGCGCGGCGACCTGCGCGCCGCCGCCGACGCGATCCGTCTGTCGCGGCGCACCCTGGCCACGATCAAGGGCAACCTGTTCTGGGCCTTCGCCTACAACGTGGCCGCCATCCCGCTGGCCATGGCGGGGCTGCTCAACCCGATGCTGGCCGGCGCCGCGATGGCGTTCAGCTCGGTGTTCGTGGTGAGCAACAGCCTGCGCCTGCGCCGGTTCAAGTCGACCGCGCAGTAGGCCGTCGGGACAGGGTGAGCAGGTGACCGCAGCGCAGCACGTCTGGTACGCCGCATACGGCTCCAACATGCACGCGCGACGGTTCGCCTATTACCGCGAGGGCGGCACCCCGCCCGGGACCGGCCACACCTATCCGGGGTTCCGTGACCGGTCCGCACCGCCCGCCGTCACCGTGCTCGATTTGCCGGGAAGTCTGTATTTCGCCTGGCAGAGCCCGGTGTGGACGGGCGGGGTCGGGTTCTACGCCGCACGTCCGGCGGCGGGCTGGCGGAGGGGTGTGGCCGCGCGGGGGTATCTGCTCACCGTCGGCCAGTTCGGTGATCTGCTGGCTCAGGAGATGTATCGAACACCGGCGACCGATTTCGATCCGGCGCCCGTCCTGGCCGCGGGCGCGGTGCGGCTCGGGCCGGGGCGGTACGAGACCGTCGTGCACGCGGGGACGCACGACGGGATCCCCGTCCTGACGTTCACCTCACCCTGGGACCCGGAAACCGTGGCCTTGCGACGGCCCTCGGCCCGGTACCTGACGATGATCGGCGCCGGGCTGCGCGAATCACACGGCTGGGATCTCGATCGGGTCGTGGAGTACCTGCGGGCGCTGCCCGGGATCACCGGACACTGGCACGAGGCCGACCTGCGCGGCG
It includes:
- a CDS encoding histone deacetylase → MTAAQHVWYAAYGSNMHARRFAYYREGGTPPGTGHTYPGFRDRSAPPAVTVLDLPGSLYFAWQSPVWTGGVGFYAARPAAGWRRGVAARGYLLTVGQFGDLLAQEMYRTPATDFDPAPVLAAGAVRLGPGRYETVVHAGTHDGIPVLTFTSPWDPETVALRRPSARYLTMIGAGLRESHGWDLDRVVEYLRALPGITGHWHEADLRGALLGGTGLDPF